Part of the Mytilus trossulus isolate FHL-02 chromosome 2, PNRI_Mtr1.1.1.hap1, whole genome shotgun sequence genome is shown below.
TTGCATTAAGATAATAAAAGGTCAGATGCATTCAAAAGTTTATTCCATGGTGTATTCTGTGAGAAAGCATTCaaattttctttcaataaattcaaGGCGATTTctactgtaaaaaaaacaaacaagcaTCACGTAAAATGCAAGTAGTGTAAATGGAAATATTTCAGACATAAACAACGCGAGGGGGACAATGAAAACCGATATATCAGCGAAGTTCAAAATAAGGACACGAAATCTGTAATCCATGTACATGTTGAGatggcatttaaaaaaaaatattacttgaattTAATTATCACCAATCTGCTACAATTGTAATCAGTAGAGCAAATTGCATCATTTGACTGTTATATCGTAGCTAAAATCTTTATTTCCCATGCAATTACAAAATGTTACTACCGTTCCATATGTACGTGCATATGTGTTAACTGTTTGTTATCAAAACTCATGGTGTAACAGTTTATTGTGACACTTTTATAAGTAGTGATTGCATCTTTTCATTTAGTATTTATTCAAAGACTTTTATTTGAgaattaatttgatttgaaacaATTTGATGTAGTAGTAGTGTGATTTTTAGCATACATGAATTTGCTTCTTATATTATTCTTTCTAGTTTGAAGTTATGCATCTATTCCATCATGTGGATTTGAGTATATTGCAAAGAAGGTAAGACAGTTTTCATATATTGAAAGTATTCTTTTACCCGTGTACAATGAATTTATAtagttctttcatttttatcgACACAATCGGATGGTAAAAACCTTCTTGACCTAAAATATTACAGAGTCTGCATGAcaaatgagatttttttttgtcttttatagatatcaaatttagaaaaaggtatAGGTCATTCCTTAACTGTTTtccttttaaagttttaagcattaatggaaaataaaaaaattgaaagcattcgatttttttttatctacgaTTCATTAATCTTTAAATTAAAAGCGAAGGAGAAAAcggaaaaaatataacaacggACAAAAGCTGTAAAGACAAACCTCTTAGAGCATTGCATATTTAACGCTTTCGTTATTGCTTTAATACCTGAATTACCTGTATAATGGCGCAAAtgaagttttttatttttggatagAAATAAAGGTAAACCTTTAAACCTCATGTTTCAATAACATTGgtatatgatattaaaatttctaaaaacatTAATGGAAAAGAAAATCAACAAAGACAAATGCATCAATGAATATAGCTCATAATTTAGAAGCACAATTGTAATTtgctttcaattttgaaataaaaatccgaatatatcaaattgataaagtttaaaatatggTTCTTAACCTTTtagatttagatttttatttttggatagAAATAAAGGTATACCTTTGAACCTCATGTTTCAATAACATTGgtatatgatattaaaatttctaaaaacattaatggaaaataaaatcgaCAAATACAAATGCATCAATGATTAAAGCTCATAATTTAGAAGCACAATTGTAATTTgctttcaaatttgaaataagaatatattaatttaaaacattcgAATATATCGAATTAATAACGTTTACAATATGGTCCTTAACAGTTTAGATTTAGATTTTCATTTTTGGAAAGAAATAAAGGTATACCTTTAAATCTCATGTTTCAATTACATGtgtatatgatattaaaatttctaaaaacattaataaaaaaataaaatcaacaaagacAAATGCATCAATGAATATAGCTCATAATTTAGAAGCACAATTgtaatttgtttcaaatttagaagaatatattaatctaaaacCTTCGAATATATCAGATTTATAACGTTTACAATATGGTTCTTAACCTTTtagatttaaattttcatttttggaaAGAAATAAAGTTATACCTTTAAACCTCATGTTTCACATTGgtatatgatattaaaatttctaaaaacattaatggaaaataaaatcaacaaagacAAATGCATCAATGAATATAGCTCATAATTTagaagtacaattgtaatttgctttcaattttgaaataaaaatatattaatttaaaacctccgaatatatcaaattaataaagttaaaaatatggTTCTTAACCTTTtagatttagatttttatttttggatagAAATAAAGGTATACCTTTGAACCTCATGTTTCAATAACATTGgtatatgatattaaaatttctaaaaacattaatggaaaataaaatcaacaaagacAAATGCATCAATGATTATAGCTCATAATTTAGAAGCACAATTGTAATTTgctttcaaatttgaaataagaatatattaatttaaaacattcgAATATATTGAATTAATAACGTTTACAATATGGTCCTTAACCGTTTAGATTTAGattttcatttttggatagaAATAAAAGTATACCTTTAAATCTCATGTTTCAATTACATGtgtatatgatattaaaatttctaaaaacatTAATGGAAAAGAAAATCAACAAAGACAAATGCATCAATGAATATAGCTCATAATTTGGAAGCACAATTGTAATTtgctttcaattttgaaataaaaatataataatttaaaacctccgaatatatcaaattaataaagtttaaaatatggTTCTTAACCTTTtagatttagatttttatttttggatagAAATAAAGGTATACCTTTGAACCTCATGTTTCAATAACATTGgtatatgatattaaaatttctaaaaacattaatggaaaataaaatcaacaaagacAAATGCATCAATGAATATAGCTCATAATTTAGAAGCACAATTgtaatttgtttcaaatttagaagaatatattaatttaaaacctTCGAATATATCAGATTTATAACGTTTACAATATGGTTCTTAACCTTTtagatttaaattttcatttttggaaAGAAATAAAGTTATACCTTTAAACCTCATGTTTCACATTGgtatatgatattaaaatttctaaaaacattaatggaaaataaaatcaacaaagatAAATGCAAAAATGGTTCCGTAATAATTTTTCTTCAATTAATCATATATCACCATATCACAGACAAAATTCGTCAATGaatcaatgaatattttatataatttagaaGCACAATAGTAATGtgctttcaattttgaaaaaaaaaaatataaaatcttaaacctttaaatatgtgaaattaataaagttttaaacCTTGTTCTCAACCATTTAGATTtgagtttaaattttgaaagaaataagacaaacaaaacaaaaaaataaagcacaagGGTTATACGCTGtcaacctaaaaaaaaatattttcaaacaatgaATAGATATGAACTGGATGAAGTTTCAAAtcttttgaatttcaatttagACATTTATATTTCGAAATAATGGTAaacattaatatttgaaattcccCTTTAACTTATATTGGTGTATGCCATTGACACTATTCCTGTTTTATCTAATATTGTTGCTcttttaagaacaaaaaaaaaaccacgatACAATAAAAGTGTACATTGTATTACGTGTATGTATATGCCACGCAGAAAGGATTATATACAATACTTACAGGTTGAATGGGATATAAGACATagacagttgaaaaaaataaaatgacaaaaatactgaactcggaggaaaatcaattcggaaagtccataatcacatggcaaaatcaaataacaaaacgcatcaaaaacgaatggacaagaactgtcatattcctgacttggtacaagcattttcaacTGTagaaatgatggattaaacctggttctaagcgctaaccctctcactttaataacagtctcgtcaaattccgttatatttacattgatgcgttgaATATGCAGACACAATAaagaaaatagtcaaaatatgggtacatcagtcatcatcgtataacaattttaaaaggaacaatttaacagaacacataAACAtttactatctacgaacacattgattgaACTAAAaggcatacatgtataaaaaaattatgtgataATCATGATTATCTTATTAATGTGACATGATAATTTCTGAAATGAACCTTGGCAATGCAATGATATATATAACGCAATTCCGAGCCCCAATGACATGTGGTTCATATTTTAAGTTTGCAGGTTTAATAGAAAATGTATAAACACTATCAATCTTTTATCACAACCACCTGCAGTAGACTGGTTTATGCGGTCATATTGACCCTTAAAAAAACATGCGGGTCATTACGCATCGACCCAAAGCtaaatacaataaaagaaaGATAATAATTAACGAACTTACTGTCTTCTTCGTAGTCTTCTttcaaaaacaaacttttacaaCACAAACGAATGACTAGTAGTAGTTTTTCCGGAACACAATGAAGCTTTGAATGTTATTAACTGATGACTTGTAAGAAACTGACCATTTTTACCATTACGAGGTCTTAAATCATATCAGCATTCTACCATTAAAGACTTCTTAACACTCTGATCAAAGAAGAGAGATTAAGCTTACCTAAGGGGCCCCTATGCATTGAATAACAGGTTAATAATATTGCCCATAAAATTTCATTTCGTCCAAGATCTCTTATTTTATGGTATAATAAATTCTAATTAGTAATCATCAGTTCTTAGATTAACACGGCTATGAAATAAGTACAGAGACATAGTTtcaaaagataatttaaaattgcatttgtGATTATCGTATTTTGAAGGCTCTTTTCAACCGAgtaatacatttgtcattatttgtaaaataaagaatacaataGCTTAActgctttaaatatatttttaatttactgcTATGAAAAAGGATAttagtattttttgttgttgaaaaacattacttttaggttttttttaaataaatagaaataaaaaagcatCTTGTGCCTAACTcttaaaactaagacatttcACAAATCTTAAGATACATTCAGATTGTGTCTTATAATTACACATATGAGAAAATATGTATTAGATACGTCTATGTTCACATTTACCCGATTTCACAAAGAAGATAAGATAAGATCAACTTTAATTTCGAATAGGCATTGTAAGAAAATTGCTTTTTATCATACAATTGCAATAGACTATACCAGAGACTTATAATACGTCTCTGAcaaatacacaagaaactaaaaataaaaacaaattgaaaaaattatgaaatataaaaattgagaTACAAAGATCGGTGAAACTAAGGAGTGTCTATTTTTCTTTCACAATTATCTTTAACAGAAGCACTTAAAAACCTCAATGTTCCATGGTTAAAAGAATATCATTATGCAACATCAAAACGCTCATGTTGGTTCATTTCGGTATTTTATGCCTCTGATGAAAACCATGCGAGATCTTATGGTTGGGCTAAGATATAttctaattattttatatactatgagtttatttgaaccgaaaaattatttcattgttttatatattgtagaCAAAGATGAGCAACCTAGCCTTGAAATTAAAAGACGCATTTCGAGAGCAATTGTTTTGCGATGTAAGACTTACACTACAGAACGGAATCgttttaaaatgtcattcaGTTGTGCTACTTATAAACTCAGATTTTTTCCAAGGCAGATTGAGTGGAAGGTGGGACCAGAACACGACAATTGACTGTACAACATTTCCATCTGATATTATGACAATacttattaaatatttgtatggCATTAACCCAAGTTTAAATATAGATGTAATACCAGATATACTACAAGCATGTGACTATTATGCCTTCAATGAACTAAAACTTAAATGTATTACATACATTGATGAAAACATAAGTAGGGAAACTGTGTTTAGTATTTTAGCTTTAAGCGAAGAATTTACTTTAACCAATATTTCTACCAAGTGTCTGAATTTCATCGACACTGAAGTTgaaaatttacttctgaattTTCCAGATGGATTTTATGATTTACCGATTAGCATTGTTCTTAAAATAATAACTCGTGACAATCTACAAATACACGAACAATTCCTGTTTGACTGTCTTATTATATATGAAGAAAAGTACAAGAAAGATGATATTTGGAAACAGATTAAATATCACGTTAGATATCTATCTATGTCCTtggaatattttgtttgtaaggTAGTTCAGAGAAATATTTTACCTGCTGGTGTTACCAACAAAATTTTACTGTATTTATCATCAAATGATAATGTCGATTTTTCTGGTTGTAGCATAATTTCTTATCCAAGGAACGTAGATTCGGAAGGTGATATCTACGTAAAACGTTTTTTTGGCAAAAGTTCTGATTCATCATGGGAACCGGACACATTAGTAGATGATCGTCTTACTTTTTCTGTGAGCAGAAACATTAAACTGAAATCTGTAATACTGTATGGCAGTCCGaatgaatcatttatatattcacTGTCTATCTACGAACAAAACGGTGATCTAATCCAGAATTGTAAAACAAGGGTTTTGTTCCAAACAACTGTTTTCCCAATTGTTGTGCCTAGTAAGCATATTCGTTGGATAGGTGACAAAAGAGATCAATTTGTTGACAGCGTTGAAAGTAAATTGACCATTGATAACTTGTCGAACCAGTTAGACACGCTTGATATAACTAATGAAAATTTTCATACTGACCTTAACGAATTAGTCGAAAGTTTAAATAAAGTGTTTCTTGATTCAGCCATTGAAAACTTCGGAAATAAACCCGCCAAAATTAATCGAAATTCAAAACAACATCAACCGTGGTTTTATGCGCAATGTCGTTTAAAACGAGATAATTTTCACCaagcaaagaaaaaaacataatttatttaaaacggAGGAAAGTagatacaatttgaaaatagctAGTAAGGCATATAAAACAGTAATGAACAAAAGTTACGAGGAGTTTCAATTTAAAGCTGAAAACGAGCTGCGTAGTATGGATCAACATGATCCAAAAAAATTAtggaatattttgaataattttgaaagaCCACATGATAAAAACACACCAATCGATCTTGATGAACttcatgattattttaaaaatttgaacacAGACGGAGAACGAGATGATGTAGATTTTGAAATACCAGATTGCAATGACGAACGTGTAAATGCAATCTTAAATGGTAAAATTACAGAAGATGAAATTTTTAAAGCcgttatagatttaaaaaacgGAAAAGCGCCAGGTTACGATATGGTCatcaatgaatatataaaatctaCCATTCAATTTATGATGCCCCTTTATCTTaagttatttaataaaatattagactCTGGAGCCATTCCTGAAGCTTGGACATTAGGtattattttgccatttttcaaaaataagggGGACCCCCTTAATCCTGACTCATACAGAGGAATTACTCTAGCATCTTCTCTGGGAAAATTATTTACTGCCATACTAAATGGGAGACTTTCAAAATATGCAGacttatttgaaattattccaAAAGCACAAGCTGGCTTCAGGAAAGGCTATTCAACTCTGgataacatattttgtttacatgtgcTGATagaattatatttatcatttggtAAAAAACTTTATTGTACGTTTATCGACTTTAAGAAAGCGTTTGATACTGTTTGGAGATTGGGGTTATGGCAAAAGTTGGTAAAAAATCAAGTTACCGGAAAAATTTTAAGagtgatttttaatatttatgataacaTTAAATCTTGTGTCAAAAAGGGAAATGATATTTCTGGCTTCTTTTCTAGTGATCTCGGGGTACGCCAAGGAGAAAATTTATcaccttttttgttttctatttttctttcgGATCTAGAAGAATTTTTGTGTGAGAATAACGTAAATGGACTTGAAACAGTATCAACGCATTGTCAAGAACATATTGgactatatttacaaatttttattttattttatgcagATGATACTATCATACTTGCTGAAACAGCAAGTGATATGCAAAATACATTAGATatgtttgaattatattgtacaCAATGGAAACTTTCTGTGAACACAGATAagggaacatatatttattctagTGAGCTTCCTCCAGGCATGCTTGGAGGATGCTCCAAGCATTTTAGAGAAGCTAATATCGTTAATACACCATTCCACTCCCATTAATGTCAATCAAATAGAAGAGTTTATAGGTAAGAGCTTGTATGAGCTTTTTGTGAGCCTTTTGTACGCCTGTAATAATACAGTTTTACTATGTTACCCTAGAAAATTAGTTTATTGACACAAAAGTAGATACATTTAAACTTGAGGTTAAACAGTTTAGGGACATTTCATCAACATGAGATGGAAAAGCTATAATAtaactaaaacatatttatataaagccgataaaaataacacaacagtggttttaaataaaatggatTACATCCAAACAGTTACAAGTCACCTTAACAGTTATaattacatgaaaataaatataaacgtTGTTGTCAAATCTATAAAAGATATTGTTGAATGCTAACGAATCAAAACATGGACACATAGACGCACTGAAAGATTACTGGATCTAATTCTAAACCCATTGTTGAAGAGTCATCACTTTTACATTCGAGATACGAAAtacttcatttataaaataggGTCGCACAAGGTCAAGaaagaatgcatttttttgcCTATGATGTAACGTCAATGTACACAAATATGAAGATTGATAACTAAGAAGGAACAGTTATCAATGCATTTTCAGCAGATGACAAACAGGAATatgctttaaaaatttcaaacaaacagaATACACAGCATTTGTAAAGTTAAGCAACAATGAACTTTAATTAAATTGACagttatacaaacaaattattgGAGTGCCTTTTGGTGGTATATTTTCTCCGATATGCAGATTTACATCTGTCTgtccttttaaaatatcttagaTAAGTTCCAATGGATTGAAAACATCAAATTGTACTGTCACTACCAAGACGACAATTTTATGTTCTTCACAGGTAAATTCAAACAgatttaagatttatttaacACAGCGAACAACATTGACCCTCTGCTTAAAATCGCATTAATGTGCCTGTGAAGAACACAAAACTGTCTTTGTATTGGCAGTGCAATTTGATgttttctatccattggaacttaatatctaaaatatttttaatagacCAGACAGATGTAAATCATATACCATCAATACGCGCTcgtattatttgtttgtataaatgtccATTTAATTCAACTTCAATGTTTCTTAACTTTACAAATGCCGTTTATTCTgcttgtttgaaatttttaaagtatattcTTGTTTGTCAACTGATGAAAGGGCATTGCTAACGGTTACATAATCGACAATGAGAATGCATTCTTTCTTGACCTTGTGCGactctattttataaatgaagtcTTTGGTATCTTGATTGTAAAAGTGATGACTCTTCAATAATGGTTTTAGAATTAGACCCAGTAATATTGTAATACGTCTCGTAGTACAGTTACACTCATGGATGATTTGTCGGTAAGAAATGCTTATGTTGCTAACTTTTTGACCAGTTCGAAATGCCTCATTAATAATTTCAAGATTGATTTGATGAATTTTCGGAAGAAGGTACTTGTGCCTATGTTTTGATTCGTTATCATTCTTCCAAAAATCATAAGTTTgtgaatttatttcttttttcctaAATAGTTTTTCAACACTATCTTTTATAATTTGACAACAACGTTaactttaacatttattttcaagtaaTGATAACTATTAAGATGACTTGTTTCTGGTTTGATGTAATCCATTTTTTAAAACCACTAGTGTGTTATTTTGATCggctttatataaatatgttttagttaTATTAGAGCTTTTCGTTCTCATGTTGATGAATGTCACTAAAACTGTTTAACCTCAAGTTTTAATGAATCTATAAAATGTTTGTGTCAATTAACTAATTTTCTAGGGCAACATAGTAAAACTTTATTATTACAGGCGTACAAAAGGCTCACAAGAAGCTCATACAAGCTCTTACCTATAAACTCTTCTATTTGATTGACATTAATGGGAGTGGAATGGTGTAATTACGATATTAGCTTCTCTCAAATGCTCGGAGCATCCTCCAAGCATGCCTGGAGGAAGCTCActagaataaatatatgttccctAAGACAAAgattatgatattttcaaaaagaaaaagcaaaagaaacCACTtacatgattttaaattatatggTTCTGATATTGAAATAGTAGATTTTTATCCTTATCTAGGCTTGCTGTTTAATTGTAACGGTAGATTTACAAATGCCAGAAAAAAATTGATAGAACAAGCAGAAAAGGCACTTTATGCTCTCTACAGAAAAATAAGGAATTTAAATATTCCTAttgatttgcaaataaaattgttcGATTCTTTGGTTGAACCCATACTGATTTACTCTTGTGAAGTATGGGGTTTCGAAAACATAGATGCTTTAGAAAgagttcatttaaaatttttgaaaagaattcTTTCATTAAGAAGCAGTACTCCTAATTATATGGTGTACGGCGAAACTGGCACGTATCCCTTGGAAATTAAAGTACGATTACGAATTTTATCATTCTGGTCAAAGTTATTGTTAAACAGCACGAAATTATCAGGATTATTATAccaatttttgtataaaatgcaTAATTCTGGAAATATTGTTTCTAAGTGGATTAATTGTATTAAATCTACATTAGATAACACAGGTTTAAGCTATGTATGGAacaatcaatgtattttaagaaatgttgacatcaaaatatatgtaaagCAAATTTTACAAGATCAGTTTATTCAAAAGTGGTTTAGTGATGCTGAAAACTCTTCTAGAGGTGGATATTATTTACTGTTTAAACACGCTTTTTGTTTAGAAAATTAtttggtaaaattaaaaaaagaaaatagaatatatattaCCAAACTTAGATgctcaaatat
Proteins encoded:
- the LOC134705635 gene encoding BTB/POZ domain-containing protein 6-B-like; the encoded protein is MSNLALKLKDAFREQLFCDVRLTLQNGIVLKCHSVVLLINSDFFQGRLSGRWDQNTTIDCTTFPSDIMTILIKYLYGINPSLNIDVIPDILQACDYYAFNELKLKCITYIDENISRETVFSILALSEEFTLTNISTKCLNFIDTEVENLLLNFPDGFYDLPISIVLKIITRDNLQIHEQFLFDCLIIYEEKYKKDDIWKQIKYHVRYLSMSLEYFVCKVVQRNILPAGVTNKILLYLSSNDNVDFSGCSIISYPRNVDSEGDIYVKRFFGKSSDSSWEPDTLVDDRLTFSVSRNIKLKSVILYGSPNESFIYSLSIYEQNGDLIQNCKTRVLFQTTVFPIVVPSKHIRWIGDKRDQFVDSVESKLTIDNLSNQLDTLDITNENFHTDLNELVESLNKVFLDSAIENFGNKPAKINRNSKQHQPWFYAQCRLKRDNFHQAKKKT